From the Francisella frigiditurris genome, one window contains:
- a CDS encoding SDR family oxidoreductase has translation MSSNYKTVLITGSNRGIGLGFTKHYAKRDYKVIATCRNPSDAKELKGLAKQYNNLYIEQLDVTNEEHHKNLYNKYKNSFIDILINNAGVYPEHHEKISISKTDPNWIEEAFKVNCLGAFYLLHYFKENLQKSLNPKVINMASQAGSIEQTKAGFGYSYRISKAALNMLTKTFASECPEIITISLRPGWVKTQMGGEKATLEINDSISNMSGLIDKLQPEDSGKFLDAMGNIEKW, from the coding sequence ATGTCATCCAATTATAAAACAGTACTAATCACAGGTTCTAATAGAGGTATAGGTTTAGGATTCACAAAACATTATGCCAAAAGAGATTATAAAGTTATCGCGACATGTCGTAACCCGTCAGATGCTAAAGAATTAAAAGGCTTGGCAAAACAATATAATAATCTATATATAGAACAATTAGATGTAACAAATGAAGAACATCACAAAAATTTATATAACAAATATAAGAATAGCTTTATAGATATACTAATAAATAATGCTGGAGTTTATCCTGAACATCATGAAAAAATTAGTATCTCAAAAACAGATCCAAATTGGATTGAAGAAGCTTTTAAAGTTAACTGCTTAGGAGCTTTTTATTTACTTCACTATTTTAAAGAAAATCTTCAAAAATCTTTAAATCCAAAAGTTATAAATATGGCTAGTCAAGCTGGATCTATTGAGCAAACAAAGGCTGGATTTGGCTATTCATATCGTATATCTAAAGCAGCTTTAAATATGCTTACAAAAACATTTGCATCAGAGTGTCCAGAGATTATTACTATTAGTTTACGTCCTGGCTGGGTAAAAACTCAAATGGGTGGAGAGAAAGCAACATTAGAAATAAACGATAGCATATCTAATATGTCAGGTCTTATTGATAAACTCCAACCTGAAGATTCAGGCAAGTTTTTAGATGCAATGGGTAATATAGAAAAGTGGTAG
- the sucD gene encoding succinate--CoA ligase subunit alpha yields the protein MSVLVDKNTKVLVQGFTGKNGTFHSEQAIAYGTNVVGGVTPGKGGTTHLDRPVFNTMEEAVKATGADASVIYVPAPFVKDSAIEAIDSGVKLVVIITEGVPTLDMLVVKEYLKGKDVRVVGPNCPGVITPGQCKIGIMPGHIHQPGKVGIISRSGTLTYEAVAQTTKLGFGQSTCIGIGGDPIPGMNQIEALELLQNDPQTEAIILIGEIGGTAEEEAAEYIKHNVTKPVIGYIAGVTAPPGKRMGHAGAIISGGKGTAEEKFAAFEAAGIAYTRSPAEIGKKLKEVTGW from the coding sequence ATGAGCGTATTAGTTGATAAAAATACAAAAGTTTTAGTACAAGGTTTTACTGGTAAAAATGGTACTTTCCATTCAGAGCAAGCTATTGCTTATGGAACAAATGTTGTTGGTGGTGTAACTCCTGGTAAAGGTGGTACTACTCACTTAGATAGACCAGTTTTCAACACAATGGAAGAAGCTGTAAAAGCTACTGGTGCTGACGCATCTGTTATTTATGTACCAGCTCCATTTGTAAAAGATTCTGCAATCGAAGCAATTGACTCTGGTGTTAAGCTAGTTGTTATTATCACTGAAGGTGTTCCAACTCTAGATATGCTAGTAGTTAAAGAATACTTAAAAGGTAAAGATGTAAGAGTTGTTGGGCCAAACTGCCCTGGTGTTATAACTCCAGGTCAATGTAAGATTGGTATTATGCCTGGCCATATTCACCAACCTGGTAAAGTTGGTATCATATCTCGTTCTGGTACTTTAACTTATGAAGCAGTTGCTCAAACAACTAAGCTTGGTTTTGGTCAATCTACTTGTATCGGTATAGGTGGAGATCCAATCCCTGGTATGAATCAAATCGAAGCTTTAGAACTTCTTCAAAATGATCCTCAAACAGAAGCTATCATTTTGATTGGTGAGATCGGTGGTACTGCTGAAGAAGAAGCTGCTGAATATATCAAGCATAATGTTACTAAGCCAGTTATTGGTTATATCGCTGGTGTTACAGCTCCTCCAGGAAAGCGTATGGGTCATGCTGGTGCTATTATCTCTGGTGGTAAAGGTACAGCTGAAGAAAAGTTTGCTGCTTTTGAAGCTGCTGGTATTGCTTATACTAGATCGCCTGCCGAAATTGGTAAAAAATTAAAAGAAGTTACTGGTTGGTAA
- the sucC gene encoding ADP-forming succinate--CoA ligase subunit beta, whose translation MNLHEYQAKDLLESYGLKVQKGIVAHNPNEAAQAFDQIGGKFAVVKAQVHAGGRGKAGGVKVVKSSQEAREVAEKLIGTNLVTFQTDADGQPVNSVGVFEDVYPVSRELYLGAVVDRSSRKVTFMASSEGGVDIEEVAHNTPEKILKVEVDPLVGLQPFQAREVAFKLGLEGKQINDFTKTMLGAYKAFIECDFALFEINPLAVRENGDIVCVDGKINLDSNALYRHPKLLALRDKSQENAKELKASEHELNYVALEGNIGCMVNGAGLAMATMDIIQLYGGKPANFLDVGGGATKARVIEAFKLILDDENVKAVLINIFGGIVRCDMIAEAIIEAVKEVNVTVPVVVRLEGNNAELGSKILSESGLKLIPADGLADAADKVVKSLA comes from the coding sequence ATGAATTTACATGAATATCAAGCTAAGGACCTTTTAGAGAGTTATGGTCTAAAAGTTCAAAAAGGTATTGTAGCTCATAATCCTAACGAAGCTGCACAAGCATTTGACCAAATAGGCGGAAAATTTGCAGTTGTTAAAGCTCAAGTGCATGCTGGTGGACGTGGTAAAGCTGGTGGTGTTAAAGTTGTAAAATCATCTCAAGAAGCACGTGAAGTTGCTGAGAAGCTTATTGGCACAAATTTAGTTACATTCCAAACAGATGCTGATGGTCAACCTGTAAATTCAGTAGGTGTTTTTGAAGATGTTTATCCTGTTTCTCGTGAATTATACTTAGGAGCAGTTGTTGATAGATCTAGCCGTAAAGTAACATTCATGGCTTCATCTGAAGGTGGTGTAGATATTGAAGAAGTTGCTCATAACACTCCTGAAAAAATATTAAAAGTAGAAGTAGATCCTTTAGTTGGTCTTCAACCATTCCAAGCACGTGAAGTTGCTTTTAAACTTGGTTTGGAAGGTAAACAAATAAATGACTTCACAAAAACTATGTTAGGCGCATATAAAGCATTTATAGAATGTGACTTTGCTTTATTTGAAATCAACCCTCTTGCTGTTAGAGAAAATGGTGATATTGTTTGTGTTGATGGTAAGATCAACCTTGATTCAAATGCCCTTTACAGACATCCTAAATTACTAGCTCTAAGAGACAAATCTCAAGAAAATGCTAAAGAGCTTAAAGCTTCTGAGCATGAGCTAAACTATGTTGCTCTTGAAGGTAATATTGGTTGTATGGTAAACGGTGCTGGTCTTGCAATGGCAACTATGGATATCATTCAGCTTTATGGTGGAAAACCTGCAAACTTCTTAGATGTTGGTGGTGGTGCTACTAAAGCTAGAGTTATAGAAGCATTCAAACTAATTTTAGATGATGAAAATGTAAAAGCTGTCTTGATTAATATTTTTGGTGGTATTGTTCGTTGTGACATGATTGCAGAAGCAATTATCGAAGCTGTAAAAGAAGTAAATGTAACTGTACCAGTTGTTGTTCGTTTAGAAGGAAACAATGCTGAATTAGGTTCTAAAATACTATCTGAATCTGGCTTGAAATTAATTCCTGCTGATGGTTTAGCTGATGCAGCTGACAAAGTTGTAAAATCATTAGCTTAA